A part of Candidatus Deferrimicrobium borealis genomic DNA contains:
- the def gene encoding peptide deformylase: MAVLPIRIFPDPVLKEKAAPVGGGTAGVAAFIDDLLETMRRSPGGVGIAAPQVGMPWRIVIVDVSAHRRGSQEQNHGLLVLINPEILAMGGKQIVREGCMSVPDYTANVQRAQWVLVDAIGRDGERKIIESIGFEAVAIQHEVDHLDGVLFLDRVVSVKTDLFRRKKYR; this comes from the coding sequence ATGGCCGTCCTCCCCATCCGCATTTTTCCCGACCCCGTCCTGAAGGAGAAGGCCGCTCCCGTCGGGGGGGGGACCGCCGGGGTGGCCGCGTTCATCGACGACCTGCTGGAGACGATGCGCCGTTCCCCCGGGGGTGTGGGGATCGCCGCCCCCCAGGTCGGGATGCCGTGGCGCATCGTGATCGTCGACGTATCCGCGCATCGGCGCGGGAGCCAGGAGCAGAACCACGGGCTTCTGGTCCTGATCAACCCCGAGATCCTGGCGATGGGGGGGAAGCAGATCGTCCGCGAGGGGTGCATGAGCGTACCGGACTACACCGCCAACGTCCAGCGCGCCCAGTGGGTGCTCGTTGACGCCATCGGCCGGGACGGGGAGCGGAAGATCATCGAGTCGATCGGGTTCGAGGCGGTGGCGATCCAGCACGAGGTGGACCACCTGGATGGTGTCCTCTTCCTCGATCGCGTCGTGTCGGTGAAGACGGACCTGTTCCGGCGGAAGAAGTACCGCTGA
- the glpK gene encoding glycerol kinase GlpK, producing MSAYILALDQGTTSSRAMLFDRDGSPVSQAHQEVPQIFPHPGWVEHNPEEIWSSQMVAASHAIARAGIDIRKIASIGITNQRETTILWERSTGHPVHNAIVWQCRRTAPNCERLKASGWDSEIRKRTGLVLDPYFSGTKLQWLLETIPGLRARAEKGELAFGTVDSWLAWRLSGGRLHVTDASNASRTLLFNVHTGEWDETLLEAMRIPRVVLPKVVPSSQVYGETDPAVFFGAALPIAGIAGDQQAALFGHGCFAPGNTKNTYGTGAFLLTNTGAKPIASKAGLLTTVAWQIDDKTTYALEGSVFTAGAVIQWLRDGLCILSDAAASEALATSVDDCGGVYFVPAFTGLGAPYWDPHARGMILGLTRGSTKAHLTRAALQAIAFQARDVLEAMTRDTGIPLRELRVDGGAVRNEFLMQFQADILGIPVVRTAINETTARGAAYLAGLAVGFWRDTAEIAAHGQGTRRFEPSMPSSRREELYTDWLQAVSQAKEWGEKQVLTHLRKASR from the coding sequence CTCGCCGGTATCGCAGGCTCACCAGGAAGTACCGCAGATATTTCCACACCCGGGCTGGGTAGAGCACAACCCGGAAGAAATTTGGTCCTCTCAGATGGTAGCTGCCAGTCACGCCATCGCGCGGGCCGGAATCGATATCAGGAAGATCGCGTCGATCGGCATCACGAACCAGCGGGAAACGACGATACTCTGGGAACGCTCAACCGGTCACCCGGTGCACAATGCAATCGTATGGCAGTGTCGCCGCACGGCCCCCAATTGCGAGCGCCTCAAGGCTTCAGGTTGGGATAGTGAAATCCGGAAGCGCACCGGCCTCGTGCTCGACCCGTATTTCTCCGGGACGAAGCTGCAGTGGCTGCTGGAAACGATTCCGGGACTGCGCGCCCGGGCCGAAAAGGGGGAACTGGCATTCGGTACCGTCGATTCCTGGCTGGCGTGGCGCCTGAGCGGGGGCCGTCTTCATGTCACCGACGCCTCCAACGCATCCCGCACCCTCCTGTTCAATGTGCATACCGGCGAATGGGACGAGACGTTGCTGGAGGCGATGCGAATCCCCCGCGTAGTCTTGCCGAAGGTTGTCCCATCCAGCCAAGTCTACGGAGAAACCGACCCGGCGGTTTTCTTCGGGGCCGCCCTCCCGATCGCGGGAATTGCCGGAGACCAGCAAGCGGCCCTTTTCGGGCATGGCTGCTTTGCCCCGGGAAACACGAAGAACACGTACGGCACCGGCGCATTCCTGCTGACGAACACCGGGGCCAAGCCCATCGCGTCGAAGGCCGGACTGCTCACGACGGTCGCCTGGCAGATCGATGATAAGACGACCTACGCCCTGGAAGGAAGCGTCTTCACCGCAGGGGCAGTGATCCAATGGCTCAGAGACGGATTGTGCATTCTCTCCGACGCCGCCGCAAGTGAGGCGCTGGCGACGTCCGTGGACGATTGCGGGGGAGTCTATTTCGTGCCGGCTTTTACCGGCCTGGGCGCTCCCTACTGGGATCCACATGCGCGGGGCATGATCCTGGGCTTGACTCGCGGTAGTACCAAAGCCCACCTGACACGCGCGGCCCTTCAGGCCATCGCCTTCCAGGCCCGCGATGTACTGGAAGCGATGACCCGCGACACGGGCATCCCGCTGCGCGAGCTCCGCGTGGACGGCGGCGCTGTGCGCAATGAGTTCCTGATGCAGTTCCAAGCCGACATCCTCGGCATCCCCGTAGTACGCACGGCCATCAATGAGACCACTGCGCGCGGGGCCGCCTACCTGGCGGGATTGGCCGTGGGTTTCTGGCGGGACACAGCGGAGATCGCCGCGCATGGCCAAGGAACCCGGCGCTTCGAGCCATCCATGCCTTCTTCGCGGCGTGAGGAGCTTTATACCGACTGGCTGCAAGCGGTAAGCCAGGCCAAAGAATGGGGAGAGAAACAAGTGCTGACGCATCTCCGGAAGGCTAGCCGGTAA
- a CDS encoding Nramp family divalent metal transporter produces MQESKSLSEVHSSVAVPETRGFLRRLFAFAGPAYLVSVGYMDPGNWATDIAAGSRYGYALIWVLLMSNLMAVLLQSLSARLGLVSGRDLAQACRDRYPPAINAALWVLCEVAIAACDLAEVLGSAIGLQLLFGLPLMYGVLVTALDTFLILFLHQAGIRKMEAFILVLVATIGGCFLLEIFLSRPDVPGIARGFLPSLPDRDALYYAIGILGATVMPHNLYLHSALVQSRKVVKTAKGIHQSLKYNTIDSVVALNIAFFINAAILVMAAAVFFRSGHTEIASIQEAHKLLAPLVGSGAAPVLFAVALICAGQSSTITGTLAGQIVMEGFVNIRLRPWLRRLVTRALAIIPAVITIAVAGEGASGELLVFSQVLLSMQLSFAVIPLIHMVSDRKRMGAFAIRPGTKALAWASAGIIVVLNVKLVVGEVGGWVAKEGAAGAAARFVAVPVFVAVGLLLVYVIAEPVLFAGRRKRQPPDVHHPEIDDVEPARPFRKIAAALDFGGTDAEVLSRAASIAAANRCPLLLVHCVESAGAAALGGEITDTESQKDLDRLRRYTIVLGKHDIQAEAELGFGDPVRVLPEIIKRHGVELLVVGAHGHKGLSDWLYGSTIDELRHRLNISVLVAGREG; encoded by the coding sequence ATGCAGGAAAGTAAATCCCTCTCCGAGGTCCACTCGTCGGTGGCGGTCCCGGAAACGCGCGGGTTCCTCCGGCGCCTCTTCGCGTTCGCCGGGCCCGCGTACCTCGTGTCGGTCGGGTACATGGACCCGGGGAACTGGGCGACCGACATCGCGGCGGGCTCCCGCTACGGGTACGCGCTCATCTGGGTCCTCCTGATGTCGAACCTGATGGCCGTCCTGCTGCAGTCCCTCTCGGCGCGGCTGGGGCTGGTCTCCGGGAGGGATCTCGCGCAGGCGTGCCGCGACCGGTACCCACCCGCCATCAACGCGGCGCTCTGGGTACTTTGCGAAGTGGCGATCGCGGCGTGCGACCTCGCCGAGGTGCTCGGGTCGGCGATCGGGCTGCAGCTGCTCTTCGGGTTGCCGCTGATGTACGGGGTCCTGGTCACCGCGCTGGACACCTTCCTCATCCTGTTCCTCCACCAGGCGGGGATCCGGAAGATGGAGGCGTTCATCCTGGTGCTGGTGGCGACCATCGGAGGTTGCTTCCTGCTCGAGATCTTCCTCTCCCGGCCGGACGTCCCCGGGATCGCGCGCGGGTTCCTGCCCTCGTTGCCGGACCGGGACGCCCTTTACTACGCGATCGGCATCCTCGGCGCGACCGTGATGCCCCACAACCTCTACCTCCACTCGGCCCTCGTCCAGTCGCGCAAGGTCGTGAAGACGGCGAAGGGGATCCACCAGTCCCTCAAGTACAACACCATCGACTCGGTGGTGGCGCTGAACATCGCCTTCTTCATCAATGCGGCGATCCTGGTGATGGCGGCGGCGGTCTTCTTCCGGTCGGGCCACACGGAGATCGCCTCGATCCAGGAAGCCCACAAGCTCCTCGCCCCCCTCGTCGGGAGCGGGGCCGCCCCGGTCCTCTTCGCCGTCGCCCTGATCTGCGCGGGCCAGAGCTCCACGATCACCGGGACGCTGGCCGGCCAGATCGTGATGGAGGGGTTCGTGAACATCCGGCTGCGGCCGTGGCTTCGGCGCCTCGTCACCCGGGCCCTCGCCATCATCCCGGCGGTGATCACGATCGCGGTGGCCGGCGAGGGGGCATCGGGGGAATTGCTGGTCTTCAGCCAGGTGCTCCTCTCCATGCAGCTCTCCTTCGCCGTCATCCCCCTCATCCACATGGTGAGCGACCGGAAGCGGATGGGGGCGTTCGCCATCCGGCCGGGCACGAAGGCGCTCGCCTGGGCGTCCGCCGGGATCATCGTCGTGCTGAACGTGAAACTGGTGGTGGGCGAGGTCGGCGGCTGGGTGGCGAAGGAGGGCGCAGCGGGGGCGGCGGCGCGGTTCGTCGCGGTTCCGGTCTTCGTCGCGGTGGGGCTGCTGCTGGTCTATGTCATCGCGGAGCCGGTCCTGTTCGCCGGGCGCAGGAAGCGCCAGCCTCCCGATGTGCACCACCCGGAGATCGACGACGTCGAACCCGCGCGTCCCTTCCGCAAGATCGCGGCGGCCCTCGACTTCGGCGGCACCGACGCCGAGGTTCTCTCCCGCGCGGCTTCGATCGCCGCCGCCAACCGGTGCCCCCTGCTGCTGGTCCACTGCGTCGAGAGCGCGGGCGCCGCGGCGTTGGGGGGGGAGATCACCGATACGGAGAGCCAGAAGGACCTCGACCGGCTGCGGCGGTACACGATCGTCCTGGGCAAGCACGACATCCAGGCGGAGGCGGAGCTCGGGTTCGGCGACCCCGTCCGCGTCCTCCCGGAGATCATCAAGCGGCACGGCGTGGAGCTGCTCGTCGTCGGGGCCCACGGCCACAAGGGACTCTCCGACTGGCTGTACGGGTCGACGATCGACGAATTGCGGCATCGCCTGAACATCTCGGTCCTCGTGGCCGGGCGGGAAGGCTAA
- a CDS encoding ACT domain-containing protein — MGHFALSVVGRDRPGIVAEVSRVLFELGCNIEDSTCTILSGQFAMILVIAHAKFSSAAEIDPFFDPVRKSMKLTVSLHTLRDEEVSREKGFEGRPHIISVYGADRPGIVYSVARELARLNVNVTDLNTQVVGAKDRPVYMMVLEVDIPESVDMKELEREFDKIRKELSVSISMRPIESLEL; from the coding sequence ATGGGACATTTCGCACTGAGCGTTGTGGGCAGGGACCGGCCGGGGATCGTCGCGGAGGTGAGCCGCGTCCTCTTCGAACTCGGCTGCAACATCGAGGACTCCACCTGCACGATCCTCTCCGGGCAGTTCGCGATGATCCTCGTGATCGCGCACGCGAAATTCTCCTCGGCCGCGGAGATCGACCCCTTCTTCGACCCTGTGCGGAAGAGCATGAAGCTCACGGTCTCCCTGCACACGCTGAGGGACGAGGAAGTCTCCCGGGAAAAGGGGTTCGAGGGGAGACCGCACATCATCTCGGTGTACGGCGCGGACCGCCCGGGGATCGTCTACTCCGTGGCGCGGGAGCTGGCCCGGCTCAACGTGAACGTGACCGACCTCAACACCCAGGTGGTCGGCGCCAAGGACCGCCCCGTCTACATGATGGTCCTCGAGGTGGACATCCCCGAAAGCGTCGACATGAAGGAACTCGAGCGCGAGTTCGACAAGATCCGGAAGGAGCTCTCCGTCTCCATCTCCATGCGCCCGATCGAATCTCTGGAGCTATAG
- a CDS encoding tetratricopeptide repeat protein, translated as MKRGAVTATLAVFMLLCGGVGAAEAVRAALPADSPKESPWFSEVLRYSARGSLELLGLPVDPSMVRREIQRLTERLRPEVNRAADESQVVEAFRRVLLDEEGFVYDKSSSDPGNYLFETVLARKKGNCLGLSMLYLSLADRLGLPFRGVYVPSHCFVRYEGETVRRNVEFAEGGAPWKDERYRREFKVRPGRPYLLSLGSLEMVGVFLKTLGAGYSRKGQEEDALRLYDEAGRLYPGLPDVHYNAGVSLQKLGRLDDADGKYRRALALDPEMAAARDNLSILLAGQGRFEEAIAEARQAVELEPWNAAARGNLAAAYCGCGRLDEGIREYRAAVDLDPGSRRLRLGLERAFFSLESRREARP; from the coding sequence ATGAAACGCGGAGCCGTAACCGCGACGCTCGCGGTCTTCATGTTGCTTTGTGGTGGTGTCGGTGCCGCCGAGGCGGTGCGTGCCGCCCTTCCCGCCGACTCCCCGAAAGAGTCTCCCTGGTTTTCCGAAGTGCTTCGGTATTCCGCCCGGGGGAGCCTCGAACTTCTTGGCCTACCGGTGGATCCGTCGATGGTGAGGCGCGAGATCCAACGATTGACGGAACGCCTCCGTCCGGAGGTGAACCGCGCCGCCGATGAAAGCCAGGTCGTCGAAGCCTTCCGGCGCGTCCTTCTGGACGAGGAAGGGTTCGTCTACGACAAGTCGTCCTCGGACCCCGGGAACTATCTTTTCGAGACGGTCCTCGCCCGGAAAAAGGGGAACTGTCTAGGCCTTTCGATGCTTTACCTTTCCCTCGCGGACCGGCTGGGCCTTCCCTTCCGCGGAGTGTACGTCCCGTCCCACTGTTTCGTCCGGTATGAAGGGGAAACGGTCCGGCGGAACGTCGAGTTCGCCGAAGGCGGCGCCCCCTGGAAGGACGAGCGGTACCGGAGGGAGTTCAAGGTCCGTCCGGGGAGGCCGTACCTGCTTTCTCTCGGCTCCCTGGAGATGGTGGGAGTGTTCCTGAAGACCCTCGGAGCCGGGTATTCCCGGAAAGGGCAGGAGGAGGACGCGCTCCGGCTGTACGACGAGGCGGGACGCCTCTACCCGGGGTTGCCCGACGTGCACTATAACGCCGGGGTCTCCCTGCAGAAACTGGGGCGTCTCGACGATGCGGACGGGAAGTATCGCCGGGCCTTGGCCCTTGACCCGGAGATGGCGGCCGCCCGGGACAACCTGAGCATTCTCCTGGCCGGGCAGGGGCGGTTCGAGGAGGCGATCGCGGAGGCCCGCCAGGCCGTGGAGCTCGAGCCGTGGAACGCCGCCGCGCGGGGCAACCTCGCCGCCGCTTACTGCGGTTGCGGACGGCTGGACGAGGGGATCCGGGAGTACCGTGCGGCGGTGGACCTCGATCCCGGGAGCCGGAGGCTGCGGCTGGGGCTCGAACGGGCGTTCTTCTCGCTCGAATCGCGCCGGGAGGCGCGTCCGTAG
- a CDS encoding Crp/Fnr family transcriptional regulator, translated as MTSKAIDILRKTLLFATLPDDDLRRVADLAVSRRFAKKEAVFREGDRADGFFIVASGKVKVFKLSGEGKEQILHVLETGQTFAEAVIFEGGGYPAHAETLTDAELLFLPKRPFVDLLERHPKVAIRMLASLSRWVKRMTDLAESLSLKDVETRLVFYLSEELKARGIPAKDGAELELAIGKNVLASRLGTVPETFSRTLKKLQVDGLIDVRGKRIRILSAESLFSVLPH; from the coding sequence ATGACCTCCAAGGCGATCGACATCCTCCGGAAGACGTTGCTGTTCGCGACCTTGCCCGACGACGACCTGCGACGGGTCGCCGATCTCGCCGTTTCCCGGCGGTTCGCGAAGAAAGAGGCGGTTTTCCGGGAGGGGGACCGCGCCGACGGATTCTTCATCGTCGCCTCCGGCAAGGTGAAGGTGTTCAAGCTCTCCGGGGAGGGGAAGGAGCAGATCCTCCACGTCCTGGAGACGGGGCAGACGTTCGCCGAGGCGGTGATCTTCGAGGGGGGAGGCTATCCCGCGCACGCCGAGACGCTCACCGACGCGGAACTTCTCTTCCTTCCGAAGCGCCCGTTCGTCGACCTGCTGGAACGGCATCCGAAAGTGGCGATCCGGATGCTGGCGTCCCTTTCCCGCTGGGTCAAGCGGATGACCGATCTCGCGGAAAGCCTCTCGTTGAAGGACGTGGAAACGCGACTGGTCTTCTACCTCTCGGAGGAGCTCAAGGCCCGCGGCATCCCTGCAAAGGACGGGGCGGAGCTCGAACTGGCGATCGGCAAGAACGTGCTCGCCTCCCGGCTGGGGACCGTTCCGGAGACCTTCTCCCGGACGTTAAAGAAATTGCAGGTCGACGGCCTGATCGACGTCCGCGGAAAGCGGATCCGGATCCTGTCGGCGGAGAGCCTCTTTTCCGTCCTGCCGCACTGA